One Aster yellows witches'-broom phytoplasma AYWB DNA segment encodes these proteins:
- a CDS encoding FAD-dependent oxidoreductase — protein sequence MKVIVVGCTHAGTAAVKTIKKNNPQADVVVYERNDNISFLSCGIALYVGGVIKDSLGLFYSNPDELVSMDVCTKLKHEVLKLDFDKKEVLVQSLETGKQFKEKYDKLVIATGSWPVIPPIKGIDCKNVLMSKNFDHAKDIINYSKNVNKITIVGAGYIGIELAESFAVQKKEVVLVDAEDRIMFKYLDKEFTDVAQKTLTDHGVTLALGQKIAGFKTKDGLVTHVKTDKNTFETEMVIMCISFKPNTQLFAHHLETSFNGALVVNEYMQTSDPDVYACGDCVNVYYNPTQEVKYMPLATNAIRMGTLVGLNIKKPCIKYLGTQGTSGIKIIDLSISSTGITENVAKNLGKNYGTVTIKDANRPEFMPDYDAVMLKLVFDKDTRKILGGQIVSRVDLTEKMNTLSVCIQNQMTVEQLAFVDFFFQPHFNKPWGLLNLAGLKALEVKSQ from the coding sequence ATGAAAGTTATCGTTGTTGGTTGTACTCATGCAGGAACCGCTGCAGTAAAAACAATTAAAAAAAACAATCCCCAAGCTGATGTTGTTGTATATGAAAGAAACGATAATATCTCTTTTCTTTCTTGTGGAATTGCCTTGTATGTTGGAGGAGTTATCAAAGACAGTCTAGGGCTTTTTTATTCAAATCCTGATGAACTGGTAAGTATGGATGTTTGTACCAAACTTAAACATGAAGTATTAAAACTAGATTTTGACAAAAAAGAAGTTTTAGTTCAAAGTTTAGAAACCGGCAAACAGTTTAAAGAAAAATACGATAAATTAGTAATTGCTACTGGTTCTTGGCCTGTTATTCCTCCTATTAAAGGAATTGATTGTAAAAATGTTTTAATGTCTAAAAACTTTGATCATGCCAAAGATATTATTAATTACAGCAAAAATGTTAATAAAATCACAATAGTAGGTGCTGGCTATATCGGAATTGAATTAGCTGAATCATTCGCGGTACAAAAAAAAGAAGTAGTTTTAGTAGATGCAGAAGATAGAATTATGTTTAAATATTTAGACAAAGAATTTACAGATGTAGCTCAGAAAACCTTAACTGACCACGGAGTTACACTAGCATTAGGACAAAAAATAGCAGGATTCAAAACTAAAGATGGTTTAGTGACTCACGTAAAAACTGATAAAAACACCTTTGAGACCGAAATGGTAATTATGTGTATCAGTTTTAAACCTAACACCCAATTATTTGCTCATCATCTCGAAACATCCTTTAATGGTGCTTTAGTTGTTAACGAATATATGCAAACTTCAGACCCTGATGTTTATGCTTGTGGCGACTGTGTTAACGTTTATTACAATCCTACCCAAGAAGTAAAATATATGCCTTTAGCAACTAATGCTATCAGAATGGGAACACTTGTAGGACTTAATATTAAAAAACCTTGCATAAAATATTTAGGAACCCAAGGAACAAGCGGTATTAAAATTATTGATTTGAGCATTTCTTCAACAGGAATTACTGAAAATGTAGCTAAAAACTTAGGTAAAAACTATGGCACTGTTACAATCAAAGATGCTAACAGACCTGAATTTATGCCTGATTATGATGCTGTAATGTTAAAACTTGTTTTTGATAAAGACACTCGCAAAATTTTAGGAGGACAAATTGTTTCTCGCGTTGATTTAACTGAAAAAATGAATACTTTAAGTGTTTGTATACAAAACCAAATGACAGTAGAACAACTTGCTTTTGTTGACTTTTTCTTCCAACCCCATTTCAATAAACCTTGGGGATTGCTAAATTTAGCAGGACTTAAAGCTTTAGAAGTTAAGTCTCAATAA
- a CDS encoding transcription antitermination factor NusB yields the protein MKRPPNKKESRLLRIELMKLLYQYDFYQNNLTLSQTNTNPIFTFFQKIITKLKFIDEIITKSLYDYKINRLNKVDRAIIRLATYELLETNISHAIIIDEAIEITKQFCNLNDEKQHKFNNKLLDQIYRQLQMYKKLIT from the coding sequence ATGAAACGTCCTCCAAATAAAAAAGAATCGCGTTTATTACGAATTGAATTGATGAAATTATTATATCAATATGATTTTTACCAAAATAATTTGACTTTGTCACAAACAAATACCAATCCCATTTTTACTTTTTTTCAAAAAATTATTACTAAGCTTAAATTTATTGATGAAATTATTACCAAAAGTTTATATGATTATAAAATAAATCGCCTTAACAAAGTAGACAGAGCAATCATTCGCCTAGCTACTTATGAATTGTTAGAAACAAACATTTCTCACGCCATTATAATCGATGAGGCAATAGAAATTACCAAACAATTCTGCAATTTAAACGATGAAAAACAACATAAATTCAACAATAAATTATTAGATCAAATATATCGACAATTACAAATGTATAAAAAACTTATTACCTAA
- a CDS encoding superoxide dismutase, with product MNFTLPSILYHYNALEPFFDTQTMQLHHLKHHQKYINNLNDALQKHPQLNLSLEQMLTDLSLVPQDIRQTVRNNGGGHFNHSFFWTILKVNNGNTPQGLLKEMIVCEFGSLETFKDKFANTAKTIFGSGWAWLVLTPQKKLSITFTPNQDVVLNQGTPLLGLDVWEHAYYLSYQNRRVDYIEAFFSVLNWEKVKNNLTQALK from the coding sequence ATGAACTTTACTCTACCTTCTATTCTTTATCATTATAACGCTTTAGAACCTTTTTTTGACACCCAAACTATGCAATTACACCATCTCAAACACCATCAAAAATACATTAACAACCTCAATGATGCTCTCCAAAAACACCCTCAACTAAATTTATCTTTGGAACAAATGCTAACTGATTTATCGTTAGTACCACAAGATATCAGACAAACAGTTAGAAACAATGGAGGCGGACATTTTAATCATTCTTTTTTTTGGACAATTTTAAAAGTAAATAATGGCAACACTCCTCAAGGATTATTAAAAGAAATGATTGTCTGTGAATTTGGTTCTTTAGAAACTTTCAAAGACAAATTTGCTAACACTGCTAAAACCATTTTTGGAAGTGGTTGGGCTTGGCTTGTATTAACCCCACAAAAAAAACTTTCAATTACTTTTACTCCTAATCAAGATGTAGTTCTAAACCAAGGAACTCCTCTTTTAGGCCTAGATGTTTGGGAGCATGCTTATTATTTAAGTTATCAAAATCGTAGAGTTGATTATATTGAAGCTTTTTTTAGTGTATTAAACTGGGAAAAAGTAAAAAATAACCTCACTCAAGCATTAAAATAA